In the Juglans microcarpa x Juglans regia isolate MS1-56 chromosome 6D, Jm3101_v1.0, whole genome shotgun sequence genome, one interval contains:
- the LOC121235998 gene encoding uncharacterized protein LOC121235998, which yields MSSKMRRKQQMWYVPQPLTPLMEWPDNETQEEGNKKESHWEVIREWFRTPKTSPANGFSGSLDGNIQAKRQDLKLLLGVLGCPLAPIPLVNDPIDRLHMKDIPMETSIANYIIKQYLAATGCLKQGKCAKTMYAKGMVKMICCETEVSSGKNVKSLGTRSGDSGCFVLWQMLPGKWSLDLVVGGNQVIAGSDGKIVWRHSPWLGTHAAKGPQRPLRRIIQGLDPKTTASLFANAQCLGEKQIGHDDCFVLKVSADRAAVMERSEGPAEVIRHVLYGYFCQKSGLLVYLEDSHLTRVQTPENEIVYWEISIGSSIGDYRDVDGVLIAHQGRSVATVFRFGELSQQHSRTRMEEVWTIDDVVYNVPGLSLDYFIPPADIVHNMHSP from the exons ATGAGTTCCAAAATGCGAAGGAAACAGCAGATGTGGTATGTCCCGCAGCCACTGACGCCGCTCATGGAATGGCCTGACAACGAAACCCAAGAAGAAGGGAATAAAAAAGAGAGTCATTGGGAAGTCATACGTGAATGGTTTAGAACACCAAAAACCTCTCCTGCAAATGGTTTTTCTGGTTCTTTGGATGGAAACATTCAAGCCAAGAGGCAAGATTTAAAGCTCTTGCTTGGTGTCCTAGGCTGTCCCCTGGCTCCAATTCCCCTTGTCAACGATCCCATTGATCGCCTCCACATGAAAGACATTCCTATG GAAACTTCCATTGCAAACTATATCATAAAACAATATCTGGCGGCGACCGGATGTCTGAAGCAAGGAAAGTGTGCAAAAACCATGTACGCTAAAGGGATGGTGAAGATGATTTGTTGTGAAACGGAGGTTTCGTCGGGGAAAAATGTGAAAAGTTTGGGGACAAGAAGTGGGGACAGTGGCTGCTTTGTACTTTGGCAAATGTTGCCCGGAAAGTGGTCTCTGGATCTGGTGGTGGGAGGGAATCAGGTCATAGCCGGTAGTGACGGGAAGATTGTGTGGAGGCACTCACCTTGGCTCGGCACTCATGCAGCCAAAGGCCCCCAACGCCCACTGCGCCGTATCATACAG GGCCTAGATCCGAAAACAACAGCCAGCTTATTTGCTAATGCCCAGTGTTTGGGGGAGAAACAAATTGGGCATGATGACTGCTTTGTACTAAAAGTGTCCGCCGATCGAGCTGCTGTCATGGAAAGAAGTGAGGGCCCGGCTGAGGTGATCAGGCATGTATTGTATGGTTATTTTTGCCAAAAGAGTGGCCTCCTTGTATACCTGGAGGATTCCCACCTCACCAGGGTACAAACCCCAGAAAATGAAATTGTGTATTGGGAGATCAGCATTGGAAGTAGCATTGGTGACTACAGAGATGTTGATGGTGTGCTAATTGCTCATCAAGGAAGGTCCGTTGCCACAGTTTTCCGATTTGGAGAGTTGTCCCAGCAACATAGTAGGACAAGAATGGAAGAAGTTTGGACCATTGATGATGTTGTGTACAATGTTCCGGGGCTTTCTCTGGACTACTTCATCCCTCCTGCTGATATCGTCCATAACATGCACTCCCCATAG